The following coding sequences are from one Nilaparvata lugens isolate BPH chromosome 6, ASM1435652v1, whole genome shotgun sequence window:
- the LOC120352062 gene encoding uncharacterized protein LOC120352062 isoform X1 has translation MDTDLMCCRCCPRWMGDMCGRRSGMLFNLVGNVLGFLVFGARWYGLSLYLMDVVLGLADDVDWFLSAFGGVRRDSSPDILGGRPYPVREWAYGERLSSGFLSE, from the exons ATGGATACTGATTTGAtgtgttgcaggtgctgtcctcggtggatggGAGATAtgtgcggtcggcggtccgggatGCTCTTCAACTTGGTGGGCAATGTCCTTGGATTCCTGGTGttcggcgcgcggtggtacgggctgtccctctacctgatggatgtcgtcctcggccTGGCGGATGATGTCGACTGGTTCCTCTCGGCGTTCggcggggtgcggcgcgactcCAGTCCTGacattctcg GAGGGCGTCCATATCCAGTGCGGGAGTGGGCGTATGGCGAACGGTTATCTTCTGGTTTTTTATCCGAGTGA
- the LOC120352062 gene encoding uncharacterized protein LOC120352062 isoform X2, protein MGDMCGRRSGMLFNLVGNVLGFLVFGARWYGLSLYLMDVVLGLADDVDWFLSAFGGVRRDSSPDILGGRPYPVREWAYGERLSSGFLSE, encoded by the exons atggGAGATAtgtgcggtcggcggtccgggatGCTCTTCAACTTGGTGGGCAATGTCCTTGGATTCCTGGTGttcggcgcgcggtggtacgggctgtccctctacctgatggatgtcgtcctcggccTGGCGGATGATGTCGACTGGTTCCTCTCGGCGTTCggcggggtgcggcgcgactcCAGTCCTGacattctcg GAGGGCGTCCATATCCAGTGCGGGAGTGGGCGTATGGCGAACGGTTATCTTCTGGTTTTTTATCCGAGTGA